From a single Anomaloglossus baeobatrachus isolate aAnoBae1 chromosome 4, aAnoBae1.hap1, whole genome shotgun sequence genomic region:
- the LOC142302096 gene encoding histidine N-acetyltransferase-like, with protein sequence MSQDTSSPLIDFVPATAEDYEEVMSISGGIYNGTDHLPFRYHAWLKDPHRRMFLAKCKGKVVGFESFILVDHGTTAVLESLRVAPWMRGQGVAGLIQKFCLATLHSDHPEVKRVRLTRGENPPAAMLTKFEVIKSKAVLPLFLPADQLKTALKLLECRVTNFSRSKELSVLGEEEILRFFEESKTREELLPGGFLVQSWLPLTTHISNLHLLLNRRIVWMYSHPGESSGSVSSSEVSTSCFGTPTYLEGFLSLGTPPYPVPFGEGIHQLDIDMFGNDPSCVKVHVLQQLKVGVQALPAGTGIICVLYADESLRAEIEQLCEGLTPFQIVREQMILEMEI encoded by the exons ATGTCGCAAGATACCTCATCTCCACTTATTGATTTTGTACCTGCCACAGCTGAAGACTATGAAGAAGTGATGTCCATCTCCGGTGGGATATACAATGGGACGGACCATCTACCTTTTAGGTACCACGCATGGCTGAAGGACCCACATAGAAGAATGTTTCTGGCCAAGTGTAAAGGAAAAGTG GTGGGCTTTGAGTCATTCATATTGGTTGATCATGGCActacagcagtgctggaaagtcttCGGGTAGCTCCGTGGATGAGAGGACAAGGTGTGGCTGGATTGATTCAGAAATTTTGCTTGGCTACTCTACATTCTGACCACCCAGAGGTTAAAAGAGTTCGACTCACCCGGGGAGAGAATCCACCAGCTGCTATGTTGACAAAATTCGAAGTGATCAAATCTAAG GCGGTGTTACCATTATTCCTTCCCGCTGACCAGTTGAAAACAGCACTGAAGTTACTCGAGTGCCGAGTTACCAATTTTAGCAGATCAAAAGAGCTATCTGTTCTGGGGGAAGAGGAAATTCTCCGATTCTTTGAAGAGTCTAAAACAAGGGAAGAATTGCTTCCTGGTGGATTCCTCGTTCAAAGCTGGCTTCCTCTAACCACTCATATATCCAACCTACATCTTCTACTGAATCGACGGATTGTCTGGATGTACTCGCATCCCGGGGAATCAAGTGGTTCAGTATCTTCTTCCGAGGTTTCAACCAGCTGTTTTGGCACCCCAACATATCTGGAAGGGTTTCTTAGCCTTGGTACCCCACCATATCCCGTGCCCTTTGGAGAGGGAATTCACCAACTAGACATTGACATGTTTGGAAATGACCCATCTTGTGTCAAGGTCCATGTCCTACAGCAGTTGAAAGTAGGAGTACAAGCATTGCCTGCAGGGACTGGAATTATCTGCGTCCTTTATGCAGACGAGAGTCTCCGAGCTGAGATTGAACAACTGTGTGAAGGGTTGACTCCATTCCAGATCGTGAGGGAACAGATGATATTGGAAATGGAGATCTAA